A genome region from Bacillaceae bacterium IKA-2 includes the following:
- a CDS encoding MarR family transcriptional regulator — MDQKIDDKMQQVANIEKSLRMIADIVKQKGREILTQFPITPPQFVALQWLHEHGDMTIGELSTKMYLACSTTTDLIDRMEKNGLVERLKDQNDRRVVRIHLLEKGATIIREVIIKRQDYLSDVLLNLSNEEVKGLEQKLSNLHGEMSKEK, encoded by the coding sequence ATGGACCAAAAAATTGATGATAAAATGCAGCAAGTAGCCAATATAGAAAAGTCATTAAGAATGATTGCAGATATAGTGAAACAAAAAGGGCGAGAAATATTAACGCAGTTTCCAATTACTCCACCGCAGTTTGTTGCTTTGCAATGGCTGCATGAACATGGAGATATGACAATTGGTGAGTTATCAACAAAAATGTATTTAGCATGTAGTACAACAACTGACTTAATCGATCGAATGGAAAAAAACGGATTAGTGGAACGATTGAAAGATCAAAATGATCGGCGGGTTGTCCGAATTCATTTACTTGAAAAAGGAGCAACAATTATTCGAGAAGTGATTATAAAACGTCAAGATTATTTAAGTGATGTGTTATTGAACCTTTCTAATGAGGAGGTAAAAGGTTTAGAACAAAAATTAAGTAATTTACATGGAGAAATGAGCAAAGAAAAATAA
- a CDS encoding short-chain fatty acid transporter, whose protein sequence is MNTLTAFTNRIMQRYLPDPFLFVIILTLVVYVLGLVLTSSSPLDMVVYWGDGFWSLLAFAMQMVLVLVTGYVLASSPFFKNVLKKLASFAKTPGSAIILVTVVSLAASWINWGFGLVIGALFAKELARQVAKVDYRLLIASAYSGFIVWHGGLAGSIPLTIATPGHFSEELIGIIPTSATIFSTFNLVIVVALFVTLPILNRLMMNNKEAVHVDKSLLVEDEVSKQAATEEITPATRMENSVILSMATGLLGITFILYYISQNGFSLNLNIVNFIFLFLGILFHKTPRNFLDSVANAVKNAGGIIIQFPFYAGIMGMMVASGLAGLMSEWFVVISTETTFPLFAFISAGIVNFFVPSGGGQWAVQAPIMLEAGSNLGVSAAKTAMAVAWGDAWTNMIQPFWALPALAIAGLKAKDIMGFCIIVLFVSGFIIGLGLLFF, encoded by the coding sequence ATGAATACACTTACGGCATTTACAAACAGAATTATGCAACGCTATTTACCAGATCCATTTTTATTCGTCATTATTTTAACATTAGTAGTATATGTGTTGGGGTTAGTACTAACTAGTAGTTCACCGCTAGACATGGTTGTTTATTGGGGAGACGGTTTTTGGAGTTTATTAGCATTTGCGATGCAAATGGTCCTGGTTTTAGTTACTGGATATGTACTGGCAAGCAGTCCGTTCTTCAAAAATGTCTTAAAAAAGTTAGCTAGTTTTGCAAAAACTCCAGGGTCGGCAATCATTTTAGTTACAGTTGTTAGTTTAGCTGCAAGTTGGATTAACTGGGGATTTGGTTTAGTTATTGGTGCCCTTTTTGCTAAAGAATTGGCAAGACAGGTAGCAAAAGTTGATTACCGACTTTTAATAGCAAGTGCTTATTCAGGGTTTATCGTTTGGCACGGGGGATTAGCGGGTTCAATCCCATTAACAATAGCAACACCAGGACACTTCTCTGAAGAGCTAATTGGGATCATTCCAACTAGTGCAACAATTTTTTCAACTTTTAATCTAGTTATTGTTGTTGCCCTTTTTGTTACGTTACCTATTTTAAATAGGCTAATGATGAATAATAAGGAAGCTGTCCATGTTGACAAAAGCTTACTTGTAGAAGATGAAGTAAGTAAACAGGCTGCAACAGAAGAGATTACTCCGGCAACACGGATGGAGAATAGTGTGATTTTGTCGATGGCAACAGGTTTGCTCGGGATAACATTTATTTTATACTATATATCTCAAAATGGTTTCAGTTTAAATTTAAATATTGTTAATTTTATCTTCTTATTTCTAGGAATTTTATTTCATAAAACACCACGAAACTTTTTAGACTCTGTTGCAAATGCAGTGAAAAATGCTGGTGGTATTATTATCCAGTTTCCTTTTTATGCAGGGATCATGGGAATGATGGTTGCCTCAGGACTTGCTGGATTAATGTCGGAATGGTTTGTAGTTATTTCAACTGAAACGACATTTCCGCTATTTGCTTTCATAAGTGCAGGTATTGTTAACTTCTTTGTTCCATCAGGTGGTGGCCAATGGGCAGTGCAGGCACCAATTATGTTAGAAGCTGGAAGTAATTTGGGTGTATCGGCAGCAAAAACTGCAATGGCAGTAGCTTGGGGAGACGCATGGACGAATATGATCCAGCCATTCTGGGCATTACCAGCTTTGGCAATTGCAGGTTTAAAAGCAAAAGACATTATGGGGTTTTGTATCATAGTTCTTTTTGTATCAGGCTTCATTATTGGTCTTGGATTGCTATTTTTTTAA